One genomic segment of Arthrobacter sp. Marseille-P9274 includes these proteins:
- a CDS encoding MFS transporter, whose protein sequence is MSTPAPAAPNVTSAPANSRGRVIVASLIGTSVEFYDFYVYATAAVLVFPALFFPNSEGIYALLSSFAVFGVAFVARPLGSILFGHFGDRHGRKGTLVASLLTMGIATFLIGCLPTAQVPGWAFWAPALLVLMRFAQGLALGGEWSGAALLATENAPANKRAIYGTFPQLGAPIGFIIANSLFLLLSINLTNEQFMAWGWRIPFLASAIMVIIGLWVRLKLVETPAFQKVMDKGEVTKLPLGRVFKVSWRQLILGTFIMLATYVLFYLMTTFTLSYGTAARTPDEAAAKAEAAGKAFDPSTFTEGLGYARNDFLLMLIVGVVFFGIFTLVAGPLAEKFGRRKTLIAVTLGIFVFGFLWVPLFNAGFAGTMFHLILGFTLMGLTFGPMGAILPELFPTNVRYTGSAIAYNFSSILGAALAPFVAVALWQAAGGSTVLVGLYLSGAAVLTLVSLLLSKETKDMDYEGVSS, encoded by the coding sequence ATGTCCACTCCAGCACCCGCTGCACCGAACGTAACCTCCGCCCCCGCTAATTCGCGCGGCCGGGTCATCGTTGCGAGCCTCATCGGCACCTCCGTCGAGTTCTACGACTTCTACGTCTACGCCACGGCGGCGGTCCTCGTGTTCCCCGCCCTGTTCTTCCCGAACTCGGAGGGCATCTATGCGCTCCTGAGCTCCTTCGCCGTCTTCGGCGTGGCCTTCGTTGCCCGCCCGCTGGGATCCATCCTCTTCGGCCACTTCGGTGACCGGCACGGCCGCAAGGGGACGCTGGTTGCCTCCCTGCTGACGATGGGTATTGCCACCTTCCTGATCGGCTGCCTGCCCACGGCGCAGGTGCCCGGCTGGGCTTTTTGGGCTCCGGCCCTGCTGGTCCTGATGCGTTTTGCCCAGGGACTCGCGCTCGGCGGGGAGTGGAGCGGCGCCGCGCTGCTGGCCACCGAGAACGCGCCCGCCAACAAGCGCGCCATCTACGGAACCTTCCCGCAGCTCGGGGCCCCGATCGGCTTCATCATCGCCAACAGCCTGTTCCTGCTGCTGAGCATCAACCTGACGAATGAGCAGTTCATGGCGTGGGGCTGGCGCATTCCGTTCCTGGCGAGCGCCATCATGGTCATCATCGGCCTGTGGGTCCGGTTGAAGCTGGTGGAAACGCCGGCGTTCCAGAAGGTCATGGACAAGGGCGAGGTCACCAAGCTTCCGCTCGGCCGCGTCTTCAAGGTCAGCTGGCGCCAGCTCATCCTGGGCACCTTCATCATGCTGGCCACCTACGTGCTCTTCTACCTGATGACCACCTTCACGCTGTCCTACGGCACGGCCGCACGGACTCCGGACGAAGCCGCCGCCAAGGCCGAGGCCGCGGGCAAGGCCTTCGACCCGTCCACCTTCACAGAAGGCCTGGGCTATGCCCGCAACGACTTCCTGCTGATGCTGATCGTCGGCGTGGTGTTCTTCGGCATCTTCACCCTGGTGGCCGGTCCGCTCGCCGAAAAGTTCGGCCGCAGGAAGACCCTGATCGCGGTGACGCTGGGCATCTTCGTCTTCGGCTTCCTGTGGGTGCCGCTGTTCAACGCGGGGTTCGCCGGCACCATGTTCCATCTGATCCTCGGCTTCACCCTGATGGGCCTGACCTTCGGACCGATGGGCGCAATCCTGCCGGAACTGTTCCCGACGAACGTCCGGTACACCGGCTCGGCCATCGCCTACAACTTCTCCTCGATCCTGGGCGCGGCGCTGGCACCGTTCGTTGCCGTGGCACTCTGGCAGGCCGCCGGCGGCAGCACCGTGCTGGTGGGCCTCTACCTCAGCGGCGCCGCTGTGCTCACGCTGGTGTCCCTGCTCCTGAGCAAGGAGACCAAGGACATGGACTACGAGGGCGTCAGCAGCTGA
- a CDS encoding GlsB/YeaQ/YmgE family stress response membrane protein, whose product MGFLAFLILGLIAGAIAKLILPGDQGGGWIATLVLGVIGALLGGWIGGAVAGAEMNEFFSLTTWLWAIIGSLIVLVIWGFITKRRAT is encoded by the coding sequence ATGGGATTTCTTGCTTTTCTTATCCTCGGGCTGATCGCCGGAGCCATTGCGAAGCTGATCCTGCCCGGCGACCAGGGCGGCGGCTGGATCGCCACACTGGTACTGGGTGTCATCGGAGCACTGCTGGGCGGCTGGATCGGAGGCGCAGTTGCAGGCGCCGAGATGAACGAGTTCTTCAGCCTCACCACCTGGCTCTGGGCCATCATCGGCTCGCTGATCGTCCTGGTGATCTGGGGCTTCATCACGAAGCGCCGGGCAACCTAA